A single Armatimonadota bacterium DNA region contains:
- a CDS encoding efflux RND transporter permease subunit, whose protein sequence is MLERVLHFSATQRLLVLLGTFGLVLWGVSAWGSLTLDAVPDITTNQVQVNTETGGMGPEEVERLVTFPIETAMAGLPGVEGTRSLSQYGLSQVTVTFKDNVDTFFARQLVNERLGSVVPQLPETVERPQMGPVSTGLGDIYMFSLESKKRPIPELRAMLDWQIGPQIRAVPGVAELNVADGHVKQVQVVADVDRLRARGLSVHDLVDALRSNNQNAGGGVVDAGGERTLIRSVGAATKIDDVKSMPVATRDGTPVLVRDVADVVDGTPVVTGLSTKDGEPALLAIAMMLKGANGRTVAEAVDKKVATIRSQLPEDVTLTTVYNRAHLVDKTVETVEHSLIVGGALVIVVLMSLLGNVRGALIVATAIPLSMLFAIGMMNTWHVSGNLMSLGAIDFGLIVDGAVVLVENAVRRVAERREHAGRTLTRKEVSETTWKATREVAKPTAFAVTIITVVYLPILALEGTEGKMFKPMALTVVFALLGALVLTLTLVPVLASLLLSGDTKEARNPVMGFFDKVYRPTLDLALRAKAATAGAAAVFLAVAGVLSATLGSEFVPTLDEGDMVVQPIRVRTVNADETVRLVTAAERKVKEVPEVVTVFSRSGTPEVATDPMPLSMTDSFIMLKDREHWRPGLTKQALQEEIEGKLNEVPGQGYNFSQPIEMRFSELVSGVKADVGIKVFGEDLDVIKDKADEVASVVRSIPGAEDVEVEQVEPVPVLQIDIDRTAIARHGVAVDEIQELVRTALGGEEVGQIIDGDKRFGLVVRLPERVRNSPDAIASLPVPTATGASVPLSSLSTISDKPAPAQISRENGKRRVVVQLNVRGRDLGSFVTDAQRSIRENIDLPSGTYIEWGGQFENLQRATARLAVVVPVALGLIFALLFMTFGSVKQALLIFTGVPLAATGGIVALWARGMPFSISAGVGLVALSGVAVLNGVVMVSAIDRLRSSGVAVAEAVRQGAQMRLRPVLMTALVAALGFVPMAVNTGVGSEVQRPLATVVIGGILSATLLTLVVLPVLYVWFEGKAPASSAGPS, encoded by the coding sequence ATGTTGGAGCGCGTTCTCCATTTCAGCGCCACTCAGCGGTTGCTCGTTCTGCTCGGGACGTTCGGCCTCGTCCTCTGGGGCGTCTCGGCCTGGGGGTCCTTGACCCTGGACGCCGTCCCCGACATTACGACCAACCAGGTCCAAGTCAATACGGAGACCGGAGGCATGGGCCCGGAAGAAGTCGAACGGCTCGTCACGTTCCCGATCGAGACCGCGATGGCAGGCCTCCCCGGGGTCGAAGGCACGCGCTCCTTGAGCCAGTACGGCCTCTCGCAAGTGACCGTGACGTTCAAGGACAACGTCGACACGTTCTTCGCGAGACAACTCGTGAACGAACGGCTCGGCAGCGTCGTCCCGCAACTGCCCGAAACCGTCGAGCGGCCCCAAATGGGGCCTGTTTCGACGGGCCTGGGCGACATCTACATGTTCTCTCTGGAGAGCAAGAAGCGCCCGATCCCGGAGCTTCGGGCCATGTTGGACTGGCAGATCGGGCCTCAAATCCGTGCGGTCCCTGGCGTCGCCGAACTCAACGTCGCCGACGGCCATGTCAAGCAGGTCCAGGTCGTCGCAGACGTCGACAGGTTGCGCGCCCGGGGCTTGAGCGTCCACGACCTGGTCGACGCCCTGAGGAGCAACAACCAGAACGCCGGGGGCGGCGTGGTGGACGCAGGAGGCGAAAGGACGCTGATCCGCTCCGTCGGTGCCGCCACGAAAATCGATGACGTGAAGTCCATGCCCGTAGCCACCCGGGACGGGACGCCCGTGCTCGTGCGGGACGTTGCCGACGTGGTCGACGGGACGCCCGTCGTCACCGGGCTCTCGACCAAGGACGGCGAACCTGCGCTCTTGGCCATCGCCATGATGCTCAAAGGTGCGAACGGACGCACCGTCGCCGAAGCAGTCGACAAGAAGGTCGCCACGATCCGCTCCCAGCTTCCCGAGGACGTGACCCTGACGACCGTCTACAACCGTGCGCACCTGGTCGACAAGACCGTGGAAACGGTCGAGCACAGCCTCATCGTCGGCGGAGCCCTCGTGATCGTGGTCTTGATGTCGCTCCTCGGCAACGTCCGCGGGGCCCTGATCGTGGCCACCGCCATCCCGCTTTCGATGCTCTTCGCCATCGGGATGATGAACACCTGGCACGTCTCGGGCAACCTGATGAGCCTCGGTGCGATCGACTTCGGCTTGATCGTGGACGGCGCCGTCGTGCTCGTCGAGAACGCCGTCCGCCGCGTCGCTGAGCGCAGAGAACACGCCGGGCGCACGCTGACCCGGAAGGAAGTCAGCGAGACGACGTGGAAAGCGACCCGCGAGGTGGCGAAACCCACCGCCTTCGCCGTCACGATCATCACTGTCGTCTATCTGCCGATCTTGGCCCTGGAAGGCACCGAGGGCAAAATGTTCAAACCGATGGCGCTGACGGTCGTGTTCGCGCTGTTGGGCGCCCTCGTCCTGACCCTTACCCTCGTTCCGGTCCTGGCGAGTCTTCTCCTTTCGGGCGACACGAAGGAGGCGCGCAATCCGGTCATGGGGTTCTTCGACAAGGTCTATCGCCCGACCCTCGACCTCGCATTGCGCGCCAAAGCGGCCACGGCCGGAGCCGCCGCCGTCTTCCTGGCGGTCGCAGGCGTCCTGTCCGCGACCCTCGGTTCCGAGTTCGTCCCGACCCTCGACGAAGGCGACATGGTCGTGCAGCCGATCCGGGTCAGGACGGTCAATGCCGACGAGACCGTCCGACTGGTCACGGCCGCGGAGCGCAAGGTCAAAGAGGTCCCCGAAGTCGTCACCGTCTTCTCCCGGAGCGGAACCCCCGAGGTCGCCACCGACCCGATGCCGCTCAGCATGACCGACTCCTTCATCATGCTGAAAGACCGGGAGCATTGGCGGCCCGGCTTGACGAAACAGGCCCTCCAAGAGGAGATCGAAGGCAAACTGAACGAGGTGCCCGGACAGGGCTACAACTTCTCGCAGCCCATCGAAATGCGCTTCTCGGAGCTGGTGTCCGGGGTCAAGGCGGACGTGGGGATCAAGGTCTTCGGCGAAGACCTCGACGTCATCAAGGACAAGGCCGATGAGGTCGCCTCCGTCGTGCGTTCGATCCCGGGTGCCGAAGACGTGGAAGTGGAACAGGTCGAGCCTGTTCCCGTGCTCCAGATCGATATCGACCGTACGGCGATCGCCCGTCACGGCGTCGCCGTGGACGAGATCCAAGAACTCGTACGTACCGCCCTGGGCGGAGAGGAGGTCGGCCAGATCATCGACGGGGACAAGCGGTTCGGCCTCGTCGTCCGGCTGCCGGAACGAGTGAGGAACAGCCCCGATGCCATCGCGTCCCTCCCCGTTCCGACCGCGACGGGCGCCAGCGTCCCGTTGTCCAGCCTCTCCACGATCAGCGACAAGCCCGCTCCGGCCCAGATCAGCCGCGAGAACGGCAAGCGCCGCGTCGTGGTTCAACTCAACGTCCGCGGCCGCGACCTCGGCTCGTTCGTGACGGACGCCCAACGGTCGATCCGGGAGAACATCGACCTGCCTTCCGGGACGTATATCGAGTGGGGCGGGCAGTTCGAGAACCTGCAACGCGCCACGGCGAGGCTGGCGGTCGTCGTGCCGGTCGCCCTCGGGCTGATCTTCGCGCTGCTGTTCATGACCTTCGGCTCGGTGAAGCAGGCGCTCCTGATCTTCACCGGAGTGCCGCTCGCCGCGACGGGCGGGATCGTCGCCCTTTGGGCGCGGGGGATGCCGTTCAGCATCTCGGCAGGCGTCGGACTGGTCGCGCTATCGGGCGTCGCGGTCTTGAACGGGGTCGTGATGGTCTCGGCCATCGACCGCCTCCGGTCCTCGGGCGTGGCGGTCGCGGAAGCCGTCCGTCAAGGCGCGCAGATGCGGCTCCGGCCAGTGCTCATGACGGCGCTCGTGGCCGCCTTGGGGTTCGTGCCTATGGCGGTGAACACCGGGGTCGGTTCCGAAGTGCAGCGCCCCCTCGCGACGGTCGTGATCGGCGGCATCCTCAGCGCGACGCTGCTGACGCTCGTGGTGCTTCCCGTGCTCTACGTCTGGTTCGAGGGTAAGGCCCCGGCCTCGAGCGCCGGTCCGTCCTGA
- a CDS encoding type II toxin-antitoxin system VapC family toxin, whose translation MAYLLDTGILIHAARKSTAFQAIDGALGLVQGGFLPVVSVVSVGEVEAFSVKSKWGTAKRQALAHFVRNLTVVAVLPGPLASRYAELEVINTSQGLNVGQNDLWIASTTIELDMTLLTFDGDFGRLPPPLQFIQFDPSTGAVINRRP comes from the coding sequence ATGGCGTACCTGCTCGACACAGGCATCTTGATCCATGCGGCCCGCAAGTCGACTGCGTTTCAGGCGATCGACGGCGCCTTGGGGTTGGTGCAAGGCGGATTTTTGCCGGTCGTGAGCGTGGTGTCCGTCGGGGAAGTCGAGGCGTTCTCGGTTAAGAGCAAGTGGGGAACGGCGAAACGGCAAGCGCTGGCCCATTTCGTGCGCAATCTGACGGTCGTTGCGGTTCTGCCCGGCCCGCTAGCGAGCCGATACGCGGAGCTCGAGGTCATCAATACGTCACAAGGACTGAACGTCGGCCAAAACGATCTCTGGATAGCCTCTACGACCATCGAACTGGACATGACCCTTCTGACGTTCGACGGCGACTTCGGGAGGTTGCCGCCGCCGTTGCAGTTCATTCAGTTCGACCCATCAACGGGGGCGGTCATCAACCGTAGGCCGTGA
- a CDS encoding DUF2130 domain-containing protein: protein MEIPLDETLAGPLIAKVKAEAEARVQAEAKKAAEAEDKAREQADAVAARERAVAERESSVQAQVDKRVAEERLAIREKEREALRLELAPEIQSERERAKKLEADLATAQANELRLRQEKDALDQRARSLDLEIARKVDEQRVGIQEQAAKDADESYRLKMAEKDLLIRQLTEQADELKRKGTQGSQQAQGDVLELDFEAALRSAFPQDLIEPVKTGAYGGDILQRVLGNMGRPVGTILWEAKRAQSWGGDWCGKAKKDAADAKAEVAVIVSEVLPKGLCDFGPQDGVWTVRPSHAVMLGVALREGLMATAEARLSASGRETKMERLYAYMTGPEFRSTLEGIALPFRELHEELLAEKRATLARWRRQERRIERVLTSVAGLQGDLQGIAGSEMAELPGFQYPSERDSSDRTMEPEEDEV, encoded by the coding sequence GTGGAGATCCCGCTCGACGAGACCTTGGCCGGGCCGTTGATCGCGAAGGTCAAAGCCGAGGCCGAAGCACGTGTCCAGGCGGAAGCCAAGAAAGCCGCGGAGGCCGAGGACAAGGCGCGCGAGCAGGCCGACGCAGTGGCCGCCCGTGAGCGCGCCGTTGCAGAGCGGGAGTCGTCGGTCCAGGCGCAGGTGGACAAACGCGTCGCCGAAGAGCGCCTCGCGATCCGCGAAAAGGAGCGGGAAGCGCTCCGCCTAGAACTCGCGCCCGAGATCCAATCCGAGCGGGAACGGGCCAAGAAGCTCGAAGCGGACCTGGCGACGGCGCAAGCCAACGAGCTGAGATTGCGCCAGGAGAAGGACGCCTTGGACCAGCGGGCGAGGAGCCTCGATCTGGAGATCGCCCGCAAAGTGGACGAGCAGCGGGTGGGCATCCAGGAGCAGGCGGCGAAGGACGCGGACGAGTCATACCGTCTGAAGATGGCGGAGAAAGACCTTCTCATCCGGCAACTCACGGAGCAGGCGGACGAACTGAAGCGCAAGGGCACCCAGGGATCCCAACAGGCGCAGGGCGACGTTTTGGAGCTTGACTTCGAAGCGGCGTTAAGGTCCGCCTTTCCGCAAGACCTGATCGAGCCGGTGAAGACGGGGGCGTACGGCGGCGACATCTTGCAGCGGGTCCTCGGCAACATGGGCCGGCCCGTCGGCACGATCCTCTGGGAAGCGAAGCGCGCCCAGTCCTGGGGAGGCGACTGGTGCGGCAAGGCCAAGAAGGACGCGGCCGACGCCAAGGCCGAAGTCGCCGTGATCGTCAGCGAAGTCCTTCCGAAGGGGCTCTGCGATTTCGGGCCGCAAGACGGGGTGTGGACCGTGCGTCCGTCGCACGCAGTGATGCTGGGCGTCGCCTTGCGCGAGGGCTTGATGGCAACCGCCGAAGCCCGCCTGAGCGCCTCCGGTCGCGAGACGAAGATGGAACGCCTCTACGCCTACATGACCGGCCCCGAGTTCCGGTCGACCCTGGAGGGCATCGCGTTGCCGTTCAGGGAGTTGCACGAAGAGCTGCTCGCCGAAAAGCGCGCGACCCTTGCACGGTGGCGCCGCCAGGAACGGCGCATCGAGCGGGTGCTGACGAGCGTGGCGGGCTTGCAAGGGGACTTGCAGGGGATTGCAGGAAGTGAGATGGCTGAGTTGCCGGGGTTCCAGTACCCGTCAGAACGTGACAGCTCAGATCGTACGATGGAGCCTGAAGAAGATGAAGTATGA
- a CDS encoding NmrA/HSCARG family protein: MSESRKIAVIGATGAQGSGLVNAVLADPGSGFTVRALTRDAASPKAEALKAKGVEVVTADVDDQDSLKRAFDGCHGAYCVTFYWDHMDPEREKDEARKMAQAAKSAGLGHVVWSTLEDTRKRVPLDDDRMPTLMGKYKVPHFDAKGESDAVFEEAGVPTTYMLTSFYWDNFIHFGMHPQPGPDGVLAITLPMGDKKLPGIAAADIGACAYGLLKGGSEWTGKRVGISGGHLTGEQMARSLTHLLGKEVRYNAVEPDVYRSFGFPGADDLGNMFQYKRDFEEEYCAARSLETSRRLNPDLLSFDDWLDKHKADFPKA; the protein is encoded by the coding sequence ATGTCCGAAAGCAGAAAGATCGCCGTCATCGGCGCGACGGGCGCCCAGGGAAGCGGGCTCGTGAACGCCGTCCTCGCCGACCCAGGCTCGGGGTTCACCGTCCGGGCGTTGACCCGCGACGCCGCCTCGCCCAAAGCGGAAGCGCTCAAGGCGAAGGGAGTGGAGGTCGTCACGGCCGACGTGGACGACCAGGACAGCCTGAAGAGGGCGTTCGACGGGTGCCACGGCGCGTATTGCGTCACGTTCTATTGGGACCACATGGATCCCGAGCGCGAAAAGGACGAAGCCCGCAAGATGGCCCAAGCCGCGAAGTCCGCGGGCCTGGGGCACGTCGTGTGGTCGACGCTGGAAGACACCCGCAAACGCGTGCCGCTCGACGACGACCGCATGCCGACGCTGATGGGCAAATACAAGGTGCCGCACTTCGACGCCAAGGGCGAGAGCGACGCCGTCTTCGAAGAGGCCGGCGTCCCGACGACGTACATGCTCACCAGCTTCTACTGGGACAACTTCATCCACTTCGGCATGCACCCTCAGCCGGGCCCCGACGGCGTCTTGGCGATCACGTTGCCGATGGGTGACAAGAAGCTTCCTGGAATCGCGGCGGCCGATATCGGTGCCTGCGCGTACGGGTTGTTGAAGGGAGGCAGCGAGTGGACCGGCAAGAGGGTCGGCATTTCGGGCGGGCATTTGACGGGCGAGCAGATGGCCCGGTCGCTCACCCACCTCTTGGGCAAGGAGGTCCGCTACAACGCCGTCGAGCCTGACGTGTACCGGAGCTTCGGGTTCCCGGGCGCGGACGACCTCGGCAACATGTTCCAGTACAAGCGCGACTTTGAGGAAGAGTACTGTGCGGCCAGAAGCCTCGAGACTTCCCGCAGACTGAACCCTGACCTCCTGTCGTTCGACGATTGGCTCGACAAGCACAAGGCCGACTTCCCGAAAGCCTAG
- a CDS encoding alginate export family protein, with translation MLFDSHPVDQDKIEIKPLYEFRYRLERRLERDFSSAVSDDRTDHLGRLKVGIEGKKGDRLKFGLQYLYAHAWSELPTKRVEDEAGDLSLAYVQFKSAQSTATIGRQKIVVGTERLIGTAEWVNVPRSMDGIRFQTPVWDAFAFKFGVGQPKPQDARVFGLSGQWKYGRSMVVQKHDRVNGRSVDITTLAHEFNRKVGDWTIEAEAALQFGKVQSRDQRAWAWHASASRPFGPKTKAYVEADSASGGSNADTVMTFDNLYPTNHKFYGSMDLQAWKNMDEFAVGVVHKPMKQLDLSASWRTFSLRDPSDAWYGAGGAPNKGANGDFVDPTGSSGRRVGSEIDLEATFRPTDKVSLGLGIGLFEPGSFVKKLNGGSADRQTWLYFQVAAKF, from the coding sequence ATGCTTTTCGACTCCCATCCCGTCGACCAGGACAAGATCGAGATCAAGCCCCTGTACGAGTTCCGCTACCGCTTGGAGAGGCGTCTGGAGCGGGACTTCAGTTCTGCCGTTTCCGATGACCGGACCGACCATCTCGGACGACTCAAGGTCGGCATCGAAGGCAAGAAGGGCGACCGACTCAAATTCGGGCTTCAGTACTTGTACGCCCATGCTTGGTCAGAACTGCCGACGAAGCGCGTCGAAGACGAGGCCGGCGACCTGTCGCTCGCCTATGTCCAGTTCAAGTCCGCCCAGAGCACGGCGACGATCGGGCGACAGAAGATCGTGGTCGGTACCGAACGCTTGATCGGAACGGCGGAGTGGGTCAACGTCCCGCGCTCGATGGACGGCATCCGCTTTCAGACGCCGGTCTGGGATGCGTTCGCCTTCAAATTCGGGGTCGGCCAGCCCAAGCCGCAGGACGCCAGGGTGTTCGGCCTGTCCGGCCAATGGAAGTACGGACGCTCGATGGTCGTCCAAAAGCACGACCGCGTCAACGGGCGTAGCGTCGATATCACGACCTTGGCACACGAGTTCAACCGGAAGGTGGGGGATTGGACGATTGAGGCAGAGGCGGCCCTGCAGTTCGGAAAGGTGCAGTCCCGCGACCAGCGGGCATGGGCGTGGCACGCTTCGGCTTCGAGGCCGTTCGGCCCCAAGACGAAGGCGTATGTCGAAGCCGATTCGGCGAGCGGCGGTTCGAACGCGGACACGGTCATGACGTTCGACAACCTCTATCCCACCAATCACAAGTTCTACGGCTCGATGGACTTGCAGGCGTGGAAGAACATGGACGAGTTCGCCGTCGGCGTGGTGCACAAGCCGATGAAACAGCTCGACCTCTCCGCGTCCTGGCGGACGTTCTCGCTCCGTGACCCGTCCGACGCATGGTACGGCGCGGGTGGCGCGCCGAACAAAGGTGCGAACGGCGACTTCGTCGATCCGACCGGATCGAGCGGACGCCGCGTCGGCTCAGAGATCGACCTGGAAGCGACGTTCCGCCCGACGGACAAGGTCTCGCTGGGGCTCGGCATCGGCCTCTTCGAACCGGGCTCGTTCGTCAAGAAGCTGAACGGGGGCTCGGCCGACCGCCAGACGTGGCTGTATTTCCAGGTCGCGGCGAAGTTCTGA
- a CDS encoding molybdopterin-dependent oxidoreductase, with protein sequence MATRHAVPGRQPASAPSGNARVVRTTDSPNCTGACGWLATVVDDVIVDLKPAADYPCEAYNPRGCLRGMSMTHMIYGPDRVKKPLIRQGARGEGRWRESSWDEALDHVAGHMKRIIAEHGADHLLLFNQVVGTGYLQKGAQVRMAATLGMSFATAYDFNGDISMGFTHTVGIDCVECETKSWAEAKYAILWSSNVFQTRIPDAKFLTKHAKQENGCKIVCIDPRCSQTAKGADLWIPIRPGTDGAMALAMCYTVIEESLVDWEFLKTFTDVTTFARSDNGMRLRASDVGLGSEDEFVVWDEAVQGWAVLPPDTLRLPEGLKPAFRGERTVTIDGQSVVCRPVYQILEDTIMRDEYRPEQVANICDVPAETIRQVAREYATTRPSSIVIGMGLNHRLHGDLTIRAVLLLASLVGAHGKPGESVSIYSGQHHFRLDVSSWWFPEGVRPKPCPMHYFVMGGPTETVNPKVKYPKDGFKALFCSHANPLVTEFSDLIKEAIDKLDLFCVFEFSMSPTAEYADVVFPCPTFWEKQELVGTSCHPYLQVQQEVVRPQYDSRTEFWIVKELVRRVDPDVFDKYFTVTEDEALEMLLANGGRECAGITLERLRQGPVRLDVHDPECGCDEQFHDMKPFPPRAYPFPEGANREFVKTGRMEFYKEEKVFGMTGERIPVYKPAFSHLTAEDQAMPLCVVTPHSKWRVHSTHSNNPVLLNVNRKAVVEINPIDAAARGIGDGDTVEVFNRLGSFKLWALVTEAIKPGVLCIDHGWWDRYLAEGKYHSVHTHQKVKPTHENYFLPAVYAPGQHWKDTRVDVRKVTDPGRRHHGPLNGRRGEVS encoded by the coding sequence ATGGCCACCAGACACGCGGTCCCTGGCAGACAACCGGCATCGGCGCCGTCGGGCAACGCCCGCGTCGTGCGCACGACGGACAGCCCGAACTGCACGGGTGCTTGCGGTTGGTTGGCGACGGTCGTCGACGACGTCATCGTCGACCTGAAGCCTGCCGCCGACTATCCCTGCGAGGCCTACAATCCGCGCGGCTGCCTTCGCGGCATGTCGATGACCCATATGATCTACGGCCCGGACCGCGTGAAGAAGCCTCTGATCCGTCAGGGGGCCCGGGGAGAGGGTCGCTGGCGGGAATCGAGCTGGGACGAGGCGCTCGACCATGTCGCCGGGCACATGAAGCGGATCATCGCCGAGCACGGCGCCGACCACTTGCTGCTCTTCAACCAAGTGGTCGGTACGGGATACCTGCAAAAGGGCGCCCAAGTGCGGATGGCAGCGACGCTCGGAATGTCGTTCGCCACCGCGTACGACTTCAACGGTGACATCAGCATGGGTTTCACCCACACCGTCGGCATCGACTGCGTCGAATGCGAGACGAAGAGCTGGGCCGAAGCCAAATACGCGATCCTCTGGTCGTCCAACGTCTTCCAGACCCGCATCCCCGACGCCAAGTTCCTCACGAAACACGCGAAGCAAGAGAACGGTTGCAAGATCGTCTGCATCGACCCGCGGTGTTCCCAAACGGCCAAAGGAGCCGATCTGTGGATCCCCATCCGGCCCGGAACCGACGGCGCAATGGCCCTTGCGATGTGCTACACGGTGATCGAAGAATCGCTCGTCGACTGGGAGTTCCTGAAGACGTTCACGGACGTGACGACGTTTGCCCGGTCAGACAACGGGATGCGGCTGAGGGCCTCGGACGTCGGGTTGGGCTCGGAGGACGAGTTCGTCGTCTGGGACGAAGCGGTCCAGGGTTGGGCCGTGTTGCCGCCAGACACCCTTCGCCTTCCCGAAGGTCTTAAGCCCGCGTTCCGGGGCGAGAGGACCGTGACGATCGACGGGCAAAGCGTCGTTTGTCGGCCTGTCTACCAGATCCTTGAAGACACGATCATGCGGGACGAGTACCGTCCGGAGCAGGTCGCGAACATATGCGACGTACCCGCCGAGACGATCCGCCAGGTGGCCCGGGAGTACGCGACGACCCGCCCCTCTTCGATCGTGATCGGCATGGGGTTGAACCACCGGCTCCACGGCGATCTCACGATCCGCGCTGTCCTACTTCTGGCTTCGCTCGTTGGCGCGCACGGCAAGCCTGGCGAGTCTGTCAGCATCTATAGCGGCCAGCACCACTTCCGTCTGGACGTCAGTTCCTGGTGGTTCCCGGAAGGCGTCCGGCCGAAACCCTGCCCGATGCACTACTTTGTCATGGGCGGGCCGACGGAAACTGTCAACCCAAAGGTGAAATATCCCAAGGACGGGTTCAAGGCGCTGTTCTGCAGCCATGCGAACCCGCTCGTCACCGAGTTCTCGGACCTCATCAAAGAAGCGATCGACAAGCTCGACCTTTTCTGCGTCTTCGAGTTCTCGATGTCGCCGACCGCCGAATATGCCGACGTCGTCTTCCCCTGTCCGACGTTCTGGGAGAAGCAGGAACTCGTGGGGACGAGCTGCCACCCCTATCTGCAGGTCCAACAGGAGGTCGTGCGGCCGCAGTACGACTCGCGTACCGAGTTCTGGATCGTGAAGGAGCTCGTGCGCCGTGTCGACCCGGACGTTTTCGACAAGTATTTCACTGTCACCGAAGACGAAGCGCTTGAGATGCTTTTGGCCAACGGAGGCAGAGAGTGTGCCGGGATCACCCTGGAACGCCTCAGACAAGGGCCTGTGCGGCTCGACGTCCACGACCCGGAATGCGGCTGCGACGAGCAGTTCCACGACATGAAGCCCTTCCCGCCGCGAGCCTATCCTTTCCCCGAAGGGGCCAATCGAGAGTTCGTCAAGACCGGGCGAATGGAGTTCTACAAGGAGGAAAAAGTCTTCGGCATGACAGGTGAGCGGATCCCCGTCTATAAGCCGGCCTTTTCCCACCTGACAGCCGAAGACCAAGCCATGCCGCTGTGCGTGGTCACGCCCCACAGCAAGTGGCGCGTCCACTCCACGCACAGCAACAACCCGGTGCTGCTCAACGTGAACCGGAAGGCCGTCGTCGAGATCAATCCGATCGACGCAGCCGCCCGTGGCATCGGGGACGGCGACACGGTCGAGGTCTTCAACCGCCTCGGCAGCTTCAAGCTGTGGGCCCTCGTGACGGAAGCGATCAAACCCGGCGTACTTTGCATCGACCACGGGTGGTGGGACAGGTACCTTGCCGAGGGCAAGTACCACAGTGTCCACACCCACCAAAAGGTCAAACCGACGCACGAGAACTACTTCTTACCCGCGGTCTATGCACCAGGGCAACATTGGAAGGACACCCGTGTCGACGTGCGCAAGGTCACGGACCCTGGCAGGCGTCACCACGGGCCCCTGAACGGCCGCCGCGGGGAGGTGTCGTAA
- a CDS encoding 4Fe-4S dicluster domain-containing protein, protein MARYAMLIDLARCIGCDACTIACKQENGTPQDTFFARVLNVETGTYPDVKRLYIPVLCNHCEDPACLKACPNKAIFRRQDGIVLIDQDRCRGTGACVSACPYGNVILHRNDEEWYLNEDEPYERDFVKPRLKEGTARKCTYCAHRVDEGLKPACVVACPTTARIFGDLEDAESDVSAYVEQERGKGRDPFKLLPEAGTEPGGMYLGPLAKQEVSTLGGRAEAEVFEPNETASYSTWSRQEASRP, encoded by the coding sequence ATGGCGCGTTACGCGATGCTGATCGACCTCGCCCGGTGCATCGGCTGTGACGCTTGCACTATTGCCTGTAAGCAGGAGAACGGCACGCCGCAGGACACGTTTTTCGCCAGGGTGTTGAATGTCGAAACGGGCACATATCCAGACGTCAAAAGGCTCTACATCCCCGTCCTTTGTAACCACTGCGAAGACCCGGCCTGCCTCAAAGCCTGCCCGAACAAGGCGATCTTTCGGCGTCAAGACGGCATCGTGTTGATCGATCAGGACCGTTGCCGAGGTACCGGAGCCTGCGTTTCGGCATGTCCTTATGGCAACGTCATTCTTCACCGCAACGACGAGGAGTGGTACCTCAATGAAGACGAACCGTACGAGAGGGACTTCGTCAAACCTCGTCTCAAGGAAGGTACGGCCCGGAAGTGCACGTACTGCGCCCATCGGGTCGACGAAGGTCTGAAACCGGCCTGCGTGGTCGCTTGCCCGACCACCGCACGGATCTTCGGCGATCTCGAGGACGCAGAGAGCGACGTTTCGGCCTATGTCGAGCAAGAGCGCGGCAAAGGTCGCGACCCGTTCAAGCTCCTGCCCGAGGCCGGTACCGAGCCAGGGGGTATGTACCTCGGCCCGCTGGCCAAACAGGAAGTCTCGACCCTTGGGGGACGTGCTGAGGCGGAGGTGTTCGAGCCCAACGAAACCGCATCCTATTCGACTTGGAGCCGCCAGGAGGCCTCGCGCCCATGA